One Actinosynnema pretiosum DNA segment encodes these proteins:
- a CDS encoding PAS domain-containing sensor histidine kinase, which yields MPAHILDQLSTTIVEITRRDQPITRTRRKALDSLRSLPGITSVRWSGPHEAVAADGDEVFLRMQHGGAVLSGEGVHRVEVVHAAEAIVRTLDAVLVNTGAIGVEGVLDGEEPGAARITTDPATRIVEFSDEAVELLGYRREEAVGKLIVDLLVPEHVRGAFAGLVSELEVVSGEATMPLRFDLPARCADGTEIDLDAVVEQELTPERGLVTTCTLRRIDNSTWGAPEAGGGEFHRALMSRSPVLVLALAEDGTIKWVSAPAETGIDARALAGEQMASAMRFVHPEDRDVVADAVRQVWQIGGTRRTFEVRMGAAGRAWRLMRVTLRNMLSSPSVGAVVGFAVDVTERGAAERRAREEAFRLRTMVNVLNVGVVQFDELGRVAHANAAALSWLGIDFSPSAVAGTLLQQHLRPIGATRHPVEQIISEGVVDEEITGELELLDGRAVEYSYQPVGLGDERVGALLVMQDVTERVAAQRVLELSNEELTRLVALRTEFVSSMSHELRTPLTVVASSAALLKEESEDSGGVQGQLADAIERNASRLLSVVEDLVDLARLEGGAVTADHSPANITALLGGVMRRIDDKASDRGVRLVVSSEEEAVTVLGDAERLVTMLDYALSAAIGISTEGESVTVSTGVRQGRWVLDVLDPRPLQASGSRMYSAIARLGRWGRADRTAVSTGVSTVLARAIAEWHGGAIEVFGVEDGTVTRVWLPVHAEDWDDLA from the coding sequence GTGCCCGCGCACATCCTGGATCAGCTGTCCACGACGATCGTCGAGATCACCAGGCGCGACCAGCCCATCACGCGGACCCGCCGCAAGGCGCTGGACTCCCTGCGGTCGCTGCCCGGCATCACCTCCGTCCGCTGGAGCGGCCCGCACGAGGCCGTGGCCGCCGACGGTGACGAGGTGTTCCTGCGGATGCAGCACGGCGGCGCCGTGCTGTCGGGCGAGGGCGTGCACCGGGTCGAGGTGGTGCACGCCGCGGAGGCGATCGTGCGCACCCTGGACGCGGTGCTGGTCAACACCGGCGCCATCGGCGTCGAAGGCGTGCTGGACGGCGAGGAGCCGGGGGCCGCGCGGATCACGACGGACCCGGCCACGCGGATCGTGGAGTTCAGCGACGAGGCGGTCGAGCTGCTGGGGTACCGGCGCGAGGAGGCGGTCGGGAAGCTGATCGTGGACCTGCTGGTGCCCGAGCACGTGCGCGGCGCGTTCGCCGGGCTGGTGAGCGAGCTGGAGGTCGTGTCCGGCGAGGCGACCATGCCGCTGCGGTTCGACCTGCCCGCGCGGTGCGCGGACGGGACCGAGATCGACCTGGACGCGGTGGTGGAGCAGGAGCTGACCCCGGAGCGCGGGTTGGTGACCACGTGCACGCTGCGCAGGATCGACAACAGCACGTGGGGCGCGCCCGAGGCCGGGGGCGGGGAGTTCCACCGGGCGCTGATGAGCCGTTCGCCGGTGCTGGTGCTGGCGCTGGCGGAGGACGGGACGATCAAGTGGGTGTCGGCGCCCGCCGAGACCGGGATCGACGCGCGCGCGCTCGCCGGTGAGCAGATGGCGTCGGCGATGCGGTTCGTGCACCCGGAGGACCGGGACGTGGTCGCCGACGCGGTGCGGCAGGTGTGGCAGATCGGCGGGACCCGGCGCACGTTCGAGGTCCGGATGGGCGCGGCCGGGCGGGCGTGGCGGCTGATGCGGGTGACGCTGCGGAACATGCTGAGCTCGCCGTCGGTGGGCGCGGTGGTGGGGTTCGCGGTGGACGTGACCGAGCGGGGGGCCGCGGAGCGGCGGGCCCGCGAGGAGGCGTTCCGGCTGCGGACGATGGTGAACGTGCTGAACGTGGGCGTGGTGCAGTTCGACGAGCTGGGGCGGGTGGCGCACGCGAACGCGGCTGCGCTGTCGTGGCTGGGGATCGACTTCTCGCCGAGCGCGGTGGCCGGGACGTTGTTGCAGCAGCACCTGCGGCCGATCGGGGCCACCCGGCACCCGGTCGAGCAGATCATCAGCGAGGGGGTGGTCGACGAGGAGATCACCGGGGAGCTGGAGCTGCTCGACGGGCGGGCTGTGGAGTACAGCTACCAGCCGGTGGGGTTGGGGGACGAGCGGGTCGGCGCGCTGCTGGTGATGCAGGACGTGACGGAGCGGGTCGCCGCGCAGCGGGTCCTGGAGCTGTCGAACGAGGAGCTGACCCGGTTGGTCGCGCTGCGGACCGAGTTCGTCTCCTCGATGAGCCACGAGTTGCGGACCCCGCTGACGGTGGTGGCCTCCTCGGCCGCGCTGTTGAAGGAGGAGTCCGAGGATTCGGGCGGGGTGCAGGGGCAGCTCGCGGATGCGATCGAGCGGAACGCCTCGCGGTTGTTGAGCGTGGTTGAGGATCTGGTGGATCTGGCGAGGCTCGAAGGCGGGGCGGTGACCGCGGATCACAGTCCGGCGAACATCACCGCGTTGTTGGGCGGGGTCATGCGGCGGATCGACGACAAGGCCTCGGATCGGGGGGTTCGGTTGGTCGTGTCCTCGGAGGAGGAGGCGGTGACCGTGCTCGGGGATGCGGAGCGGTTGGTGACGATGCTGGACTACGCGTTGTCGGCGGCCATCGGGATCAGCACCGAGGGTGAGTCGGTGACGGTGTCGACGGGGGTTCGGCAGGGGCGGTGGGTGCTGGACGTGCTCGATCCCCGGCCGTTGCAGGCGAGCGGGAGTCGGATGTACTCGGCGATCGCCCGGTTGGGGCGGTGGGGGCGGGCTGATCGGACCGCGGTGTCGACCGGGGTCAGCACGGTGCTGGCTCGGGCCATCGCGGAGTGGCACGGGGGGGCTATTGAGGTTTTTGGGGTTGAGGATGGGACGGTGACCAGGGTTTGGCTGCCGGTGCACGCTGAGGATTGGGATGATTTGGCGTGA
- a CDS encoding NmrA/HSCARG family protein — MNRLGFVARGDEGWRDDMVTRENGAIAVFGGTGQQGGAVVDALLARGARVRALVRDAGSDRARALGARGVELVSVRIDEPGSVVAALEGVEAFYFMTPEANSLEEVEEEVRVGTVLVDAAVAARVPHVVFNSVFGADGETGVPHHDSKHRIEEHLKRSGVRATMVRPAAFMENFATVMAPSVEEGVVVLRLPLPDDVALKMVSVKDIGLVAAAILVGAVDVAGGGVEVVGDELTGAQMAAAFGARAGLPSRYEALPLSVLGNELDRVMFRQFAEGGGEGGGEAADIGAVRAIEPGVQDLAAWIRSSGWGER, encoded by the coding sequence ATGAACCGGTTGGGGTTCGTGGCACGGGGTGACGAGGGGTGGCGGGACGACATGGTCACGCGGGAGAACGGCGCGATCGCGGTCTTCGGGGGGACTGGGCAGCAGGGCGGGGCGGTGGTTGACGCGCTGCTGGCTCGGGGGGCGCGGGTGCGGGCCCTGGTTCGCGATGCCGGGTCTGATCGGGCTCGGGCGCTGGGCGCCAGGGGGGTTGAGCTGGTGAGCGTGCGGATCGACGAGCCGGGGTCGGTGGTCGCCGCGTTGGAGGGGGTTGAGGCGTTCTACTTCATGACCCCTGAGGCGAACAGCCTCGAGGAGGTCGAGGAGGAGGTGCGGGTGGGCACCGTGCTGGTTGACGCGGCGGTTGCGGCGCGTGTGCCGCACGTGGTGTTCAACTCGGTGTTCGGGGCGGACGGGGAGACGGGGGTGCCGCACCACGACTCGAAGCACCGGATCGAGGAGCACCTCAAGCGGTCCGGGGTGAGGGCGACGATGGTTCGGCCGGCTGCCTTCATGGAGAACTTCGCGACCGTGATGGCGCCGAGCGTGGAGGAGGGGGTTGTCGTGCTGAGGCTGCCGCTTCCGGACGACGTCGCGTTGAAGATGGTTTCGGTCAAGGACATCGGGTTGGTCGCCGCGGCGATCCTGGTTGGTGCGGTGGATGTGGCCGGTGGGGGTGTTGAGGTTGTTGGTGACGAGTTGACGGGGGCGCAGATGGCCGCCGCGTTCGGTGCGCGTGCCGGGTTGCCGTCGCGGTACGAGGCGCTGCCGTTGAGCGTTCTGGGGAACGAGCTGGACAGGGTGATGTTCCGGCAGTTCGCGGAGGGGGGCGGGGAGGGGGGCGGGGAGGCGGCGGATATTGGGGCGGTGCGGGCGATCGAGCCGGGTGTGCAGGACTTGGCGGCGTGGATCCGGTCGAGTGGGTGGGGCGAGAGGTGA
- a CDS encoding MarR family winged helix-turn-helix transcriptional regulator — translation MSKGVVGVGYGDKLFWLSVLIQRRYAQICAEHDLTPTQATLLCAIRNEPRRMTYLAASLGMTKNALSQLVDRTERRGLVSRVGSEEDRRVILLGVTAAGKVLAEAVFAETVTRLPEVAENLDADGRRDLERLAAAIVEAADVPASALS, via the coding sequence GTGAGCAAGGGGGTGGTGGGTGTGGGGTACGGGGACAAGCTCTTCTGGCTCTCGGTCCTGATCCAGCGGAGGTACGCGCAGATCTGCGCCGAGCACGACCTGACCCCCACGCAGGCCACGTTGTTGTGCGCGATCAGGAACGAGCCTCGGCGGATGACGTACCTCGCCGCCTCGCTGGGGATGACCAAGAACGCGTTGAGCCAGCTGGTCGATCGGACCGAGCGGCGTGGCCTGGTCAGCCGGGTGGGGTCGGAGGAGGATCGGCGGGTGATCCTGCTCGGTGTGACGGCCGCGGGGAAGGTGCTGGCCGAGGCGGTGTTCGCGGAGACGGTCACGCGGTTGCCCGAGGTCGCGGAGAACCTGGACGCGGATGGGCGGCGCGATCTTGAGCGTCTTGCCGCCGCCATCGTGGAAGCGGCTGACGTTCCGGCTTCCGCCCTGTCCTGA
- a CDS encoding sensor histidine kinase, with protein sequence MPGPTPAPARRGALAPEVFRSRHRVIRLITFLLVPLVVVTGLASGTLDGSVHTGDQSAWVVAFAATALACAAFGDIAHGQRGRAVCVAIGLDAAVSALVQAIGGSTHLHLAYLVAVALVGLYQDWVPLLLSVLLIFVHHLAFGALAPQLIYSDGTPHHLALPLALLHGALVLAMCAVQMVHWHFARASEAALRRSHEETRRLALVARRTADGIVITDAHGVVEWANEAFYRMTGLSPSRVEGRTRTGLFPEPLAPEHAAALDPATALASSAARGPVGGELEFRTSTAAGRPYWTAIEVHPVTEAGVTRFFLVERDVTARHEAEQELLRARERAEALTEELSHEKFLLSDVISSIPQLLYWKDNGGRYRGANQALLDELGVSAADEVIGRTDTEIGLVGPLAEGIRSVERQIDETGLAVMDQHVSLPAWEGPPRSFLLSVLPQHGPDGARTGLIGVGADVSRVADLERALAQANRLEALGQLAAGVAHEINTPVQFVSDNTSFLAESFGELLTAAIATRALLTAATAADATGSAPAAFDLEAAVAVDAALDMDFLTEEVPKAIAESQEGLGRVAGIVRALKDFSHPGAGRGAVDVNRAIESTAHISRSEWKYEAELDLDLDPELGLVPCYESELKQVVLNLIVNAAHAVSERRATAEHSPLGRITVSTRRDGDQVTISVADNGTGMDEGTKLRIFEPFFTTKEVGRGTGQGLSLAYNVVVQLHGGRIDVDTHLGEGTVFTLTLPLDAVPADGSAPQAVFA encoded by the coding sequence ATGCCAGGCCCCACCCCAGCCCCGGCCCGCCGGGGAGCGCTCGCCCCCGAGGTCTTCCGCTCCCGGCACCGCGTCATCCGGCTGATCACGTTCCTGCTGGTCCCGCTCGTGGTCGTCACCGGTCTCGCGTCCGGCACCCTGGACGGCTCGGTGCACACCGGCGACCAGTCCGCCTGGGTCGTCGCCTTCGCCGCCACCGCCCTCGCGTGCGCCGCGTTCGGCGACATCGCGCACGGCCAGCGCGGGCGCGCGGTCTGCGTGGCCATCGGCCTCGACGCCGCCGTGAGCGCGCTCGTGCAGGCCATCGGCGGCAGCACCCACCTGCACCTGGCCTACCTGGTCGCGGTCGCGCTCGTGGGCCTCTACCAGGACTGGGTGCCGCTGCTGCTGTCCGTGCTGCTGATCTTCGTGCACCACCTGGCGTTCGGCGCCCTCGCGCCCCAGCTGATCTACTCCGACGGCACCCCCCACCACCTCGCCCTGCCGCTCGCCCTGCTGCACGGCGCCCTGGTGCTCGCCATGTGCGCGGTGCAGATGGTGCACTGGCACTTCGCCCGCGCCTCCGAGGCCGCGCTGCGCCGCTCCCACGAGGAGACCCGCCGCCTCGCCCTGGTCGCCCGCCGCACCGCCGACGGCATCGTCATCACCGACGCCCACGGCGTGGTCGAGTGGGCCAACGAGGCGTTCTACCGGATGACCGGCCTGAGCCCGTCCAGGGTGGAGGGCCGCACCAGGACCGGCCTGTTCCCCGAGCCGCTGGCCCCCGAGCACGCCGCCGCGCTCGACCCGGCCACCGCGCTCGCCTCGTCGGCCGCGCGCGGCCCGGTCGGCGGCGAGCTGGAGTTCCGCACCAGCACCGCCGCGGGCAGGCCCTACTGGACCGCCATCGAGGTCCACCCGGTCACCGAGGCGGGCGTGACCAGGTTCTTCCTGGTCGAGCGGGACGTCACCGCCCGGCACGAGGCCGAGCAGGAGCTGCTGCGGGCCCGCGAGCGCGCCGAGGCGCTGACCGAGGAGCTCAGCCACGAGAAGTTCCTGCTCTCCGACGTCATCTCCTCCATCCCGCAGCTGCTCTACTGGAAGGACAACGGCGGCCGGTACCGGGGCGCGAACCAGGCCCTGCTCGACGAGCTGGGCGTCTCCGCCGCCGACGAGGTCATCGGCCGCACCGACACCGAGATCGGCCTGGTCGGGCCGCTCGCCGAGGGCATCCGCTCGGTGGAGCGGCAGATCGACGAGACCGGGCTGGCCGTCATGGACCAGCACGTCAGCCTGCCCGCCTGGGAGGGCCCGCCGCGCAGCTTCCTGCTCAGCGTGCTGCCCCAGCACGGCCCGGACGGGGCCCGCACCGGCCTCATCGGCGTCGGCGCCGACGTCAGCCGCGTCGCCGACCTGGAGCGCGCCCTCGCCCAGGCCAACCGCCTCGAGGCGCTCGGCCAGCTCGCCGCGGGCGTCGCCCACGAGATCAACACCCCGGTGCAGTTCGTCTCCGACAACACCAGCTTCCTCGCCGAGTCCTTCGGGGAGCTGCTCACCGCCGCCATCGCCACCCGCGCCCTGCTCACCGCCGCGACGGCCGCCGACGCCACCGGCTCCGCGCCCGCCGCGTTCGACCTGGAGGCCGCCGTGGCCGTGGACGCCGCGCTCGACATGGACTTCCTCACCGAGGAGGTGCCCAAGGCCATCGCCGAGTCCCAGGAGGGCCTCGGGCGGGTCGCGGGCATCGTCCGCGCGCTCAAGGACTTCTCCCACCCCGGCGCCGGGCGCGGCGCCGTCGACGTCAACCGGGCCATCGAGAGCACCGCGCACATCTCCCGCAGCGAGTGGAAGTACGAGGCCGAGCTGGACCTGGACCTGGACCCGGAGCTGGGCCTGGTGCCCTGCTACGAGAGCGAGCTCAAGCAGGTCGTGCTCAACCTGATCGTCAACGCCGCCCACGCCGTCTCCGAGCGGCGCGCCACCGCGGAGCACTCCCCGCTCGGCCGCATCACCGTCAGCACGCGCCGGGACGGGGACCAGGTCACCATCTCCGTTGCGGACAACGGCACCGGCATGGACGAGGGCACCAAGCTCCGCATCTTCGAGCCGTTCTTCACCACCAAGGAGGTCGGCAGGGGCACCGGCCAGGGCCTGAGCCTGGCCTACAACGTCGTCGTGCAGCTGCACGGCGGTCGCATCGACGTCGACACCCACCTCGGAGAGGGCACCGTGTTCACCCTGACGCTCCCCCTCGACGCCGTCCCCGCCGACGGCTCCGCACCGCAGGCGGTGTTCGCGTGA